GCTCACGGCTCAGTGTGATGGGGCGGAGATTGAGACAGTTGAAGGGCTCGCCAATGGAGATGCGCTACACCCTCTTCAGGACGCCTTCATACAGCACGGGGCGGTGCAATGCGGTTTCTGCACTCCTGGGATGCTCATGACAGCCAAGGCCTTGCTTGACCGGAAACCAGACCCCTCCCGCGATGAGATCAGGGAAGCTATTGCAGGAAACCTGTGCAGGTGCACGGGATACGAGCAGATAATCAGGGCCATAGAGTCGGTCGCGAAAGGAGGCGGGCGCCAGTGAAGCCGAACCTGCTCCTTGGGAATGGAGTCGTGCTCACCTGTGAGGAAAGCCCTCAGGTATTCGAGGACGGAGCTGTCGCAGTGGCCGGGGAGTTCATTGCAGATGTCGGACCAACGGCGGCGCTCAAAGAGAAGTATCCCGACGCTCAGTTTGAGGATGTTGGCGGGAGGCTGATCATGCCAGGCATGACCTGCGCCCACATGCATCTATACAGCACTTTTGCTCGGGGCATGGCGCTCGATGGGGCGCCAGCTCGCACATTCGGTCAGATCCTGGAGAGGTTATGGTGGAGGCTGGACAGAGCCCTCAC
The sequence above is a segment of the Clostridia bacterium genome. Coding sequences within it:
- a CDS encoding (2Fe-2S)-binding protein → MSGTEYLGVKMTVNRRPVAVDVTGDERLLDTLRTRLRLTGAKEGCGVGECGACTVILNGRAVNSCLVLTAQCDGAEIETVEGLANGDALHPLQDAFIQHGAVQCGFCTPGMLMTAKALLDRKPDPSRDEIREAIAGNLCRCTGYEQIIRAIESVAKGGGRQ